The region AGCCGATCTGAAGCCGCCAATAGGGAACGAGAGATCAAGTCCTGGAAGAGCCGTGGAGCGATTGAAGCGCTCCTGGACCAGGGTTAGGGCGTCCCGATAATCGGGAAGGTCACAAGTTCGAATCTCGTTGGGCCCACCAGGTTTTGTGGCACGGCCGGTTGTGGCGCGACCGGGCCGGCCGTGCCACAGGCGTCTCGCCTGTGTCTCCCCGCCACCCGCCTGCAATCGCCACAAAGGCAAGACCCACCCAAACTCCCGCCGTCCGTTGGCCTCCCCACTCCTGGTTCCTGTCACTCAGAGTGAGCTTTTGCACCAATCAGCCGATAAAGAGAAGGGAGAGGTGCGCCTGGAACCTTCAGGCACACATCATCCTGAGGATCAATCGATGAGCTTCAACACGGGTAGCGACGGGCGACGATTCGAGCGCTTCGACATTCTGGACTACGCGATGCTGTCCAGCAAGAACCACAAGGAACCGTTCCGCACGGTGATCGTGGACATCGGACTCGGTGGATTGCAGCTCAAGTCCAAGGACCAGCTTCCCGTGGGCGAGGTCTGCTCCATTCAGATCGCGCGAGAAGAAGCCGATCCTCTGTGCACCACCGGCGAAGTGCGCTATTCCAGGCAAGCTGAGGACAAAGGGCTCTATTCGAGCGGGTTCAAATTTCTTCCTTCGAACCACGTCGAGCGTGCTGCGATCGCCGAATACGTCCACTCCGTGTTCATGCGCAACGAAGAGGCCGACATCGATTGGCATGGCGTGCGCGAGGCAAAAGAAGCCTTCTAGGCGACGGCTGTTTGGGCGTGGCCCATGGCCGCTTGCATCACCCTTTCCTGGTCCGCCTCCGAAGCGTCCATCTCTGTGACGATCGCGCCATCGCGCATGACCAGGATGCGGTCCGACATGCCGAGCACCTCTGGCAAGTCGCTGCTGATCATCAAGACCGCCACCCCCTGCTGCGCCAGCTCCCTTAACAATCGGTAAATCTCCGCTTTGGCGCCCACGTCGATCCCGCGCGTAGGCTCATCGAAGACCAGAACGCTGCACTCTCGCCACAGCCACCTCGCCACGAGCACTTTCTGCTGGTTGCCGCCAGACAGGTGGGCTACGTCCTGCTCCAGGCCTGCCATCCTGACGTCGAGCTTCTTGGTGAGCTCCTTGGCTTTTGCGGTTTCTTCCCCGCGCTTCACGAAGCCCATGCGGCTGAGCAGCTCCAGACTTGCCAGCGAGGCGTTTTCGCGCACTGTGAGCTGAAGCACCAACCCCTGGCGCTTACGGTCCTCGGCAAGCAAGCCCAGTCCACTCCGAATGCTCTTGCGTGGGTTCAAAGCGCCTTGGTTGCGCCCCTGAATGCGGATCTCTCCGGAGGTGATGCGCTCAGCGCCCAATGCCGCCCTGGCAATCGCGCTGCGGCCTGAGCCCACGAGGCCCGCAAGTCCCAATATCTCGCCGCGCCGCGCTTGAAAGCTCACGTGCCGAAGCTTGGGACTGCACACGTCCACGAACTCCAACGCGGGCTCCCCAAGCTGCCCCTCCATCCGGGCTGGATATTGCTCGGTGATCTCGCGGCCCACCATCAGCTTGATGATTTCTTGAGCGTTCGTGGCCGGCGTATCAAGCGTGGCCACCCACTTCCCGTCGCGCAGCACGGTGATCCGATCGGATAGCTCGAAAACCTCCTCGAGCCGGTGGCTGACGTAGAGTACCGACCGGCCGCTGTCACGGAGTCGCTTGACGAGCGCGTAGAGCCCGGCAAGCTCATGTTCGGTCAAGGTGGCACTCGGCTCATCCATGATCAGGAGCTGAGCGTTCTGAGAAACCGCTTTGGCGATCTCGACCATTTGCATTTGGGCCACGCTGAGCGAAACGATCCGCTCGTCCGGGTCGAGGTTCAGATCAAGCTCCTTGAGGACTTCTCGGGCGCGAGTCCGCATCGCACGGAAGTCCACGAACCCCATCTTTGAGGGTTCGCGGCCGAGGAAGATGTTCTCCATCACGCTGAGCTCGGGCACGAGGCTGAACTCTTGGTAAATGGTCGCGATCCCAAGCGCCTGAGACCGCAGCGGCGAACCGATGGCGACCACTTCACCTTTCCAGCGGATCTCGCCCGAATCGGGGTGGTGAGCGCCGGAAAGCACCTTGATCAAGGTGGACTTTCCAGCGCCATTCTCGCCAACCAAGGCGTGGACCTCTCCCACGCGAACGTCCAGGCTGACATCGTCCAGAGCCTGAACGCCCGTAAAGGCCTTGCGGAGGGAGGAGAGGGTGAGGAGGGGGGTGGGCATGGCGGTCAATGGGCAACGCCTCCGGCTTTCGGGCGAGGGGCGAAGGGCGAAGAGCGAAGTACCCGTGGGCTGGGCAGTGGTCTCATAGGAGAAGGGCACGAACTGGATAAGCCTGTTCGCTTGACCGCTTTGATGCCAGTCAATTGAAGCCTCCAGCGTTGCTGTAGCCTGCACCAGGCTCTCGAACGATGTTGAGCTCCATCCCGCTAATGTAAGCCTGAAGCAACCGTCTGCATTTCTCAACTTCTGCAAGCAGCGGAGCGAGAGCGTCGACCTCCCTAAGCTCCACGTCTCGGGCAATCAGGAGCAGGGTCCTGAGCTCATAAAGCGAGCCGCGCGCTACTCTGGCGAACTGCAGATTCGCTGCACCGCGACCTCTGCCCCAACCTTCGGCAATGTTCGATGGCACCGAGACAGCAGCCCTTTGAATCTGGGAGGCCATCCCATATCTCTCGGCCGGCGGAAGGCCTGAGGCAAGAACGTACGCCTGACTGGCAACCCTCATTGCACATTTCCAGACCTCAAGGTTCTCGAAGCCGCAGGAATCAGAATCACTGCTCAAGCCTAACCTCACTCTTCGCTCCTCGCCCTTCGCCCTTCGCCCTTCGCTTCTCCCCGAGTTACTTCGCCTCCACCCTGAACAGGTTCGGATTGTCCGCAAGATACTTATCGGCCGTTTCCTTGGTCACCAGCGTCGTGGGAAGGATAATCTTCTTGTCCTTCGGCGCGTTGCCCTTCAGAATCTCTGCTGCGATCTCGATGCCCTTTTCGCCTGGAGTCGGATACTTGAAGGTCGCCGCCATCTTGCCCTCGCGGATGTAGTCGAGCACCTCGGCCTGGCAGCCGTCCACGCCGACGATCATCTTGCCCTTGATCCCTTTGGCTTCCAGGGCTAGGTAGGCGCCGATCGCCATCTCGTCGTTGTGGGCATAAACGGCATCAAAGGTCTTGCCGGACTGAAGGAAGGTCTCCATATAGGCTCGCGCTTTCTGGCGCTGATAGTCGGCGTTGTCTCCAACGATGATGTTGATCCCGGGGAATTTGGCCTTCATGACCTCGAGAAATCCATCGCGTCGATGCTCGGTGGGCTTGGCACCGGCTTTGCCCTGGACCATCAGAATCGTCCCCTTGCCTCCCATGGTCTTGCCCATGTACTCGCCCACCTGGCGGCCGATTTCGGTATTGTCGCCACCGACGTAGCAGGTGAACTTCTCACTCTCGATGTCTCGGTCGAGCACGATGACCGATATCCCCTTGTCGAACGCCTTCTCGCACACCTGCGTGACCGAGGTGTCGGCTGCGCTCACGAGAAGGACCTTGGGGTTCTTGACCAAGAACGTCTCGATCTCGTCGATCTGCTTGTTGGGGTCGTCCTGGGCGTCCTGCTGCTCATAAGAGAATTCCGAGGCGTGCTTGTCCGCCTCAGCTTTGATGTTCGCATCAAAGACCTGCCGCCACGGGTCTTGGCTGTTCGCCTGGGCAAACACCACCAGCGGCTTCGCGCCGCCCGCAGCCGCACCGCCCTTGGCCGCCGTACCCTCGTCCGTGCTGCCGCCACCGCTGCAACCCGCTATCAGCATGCCCGCCAGGCACGCAACCAATCCCATCGACTTGCTAAACCGCATCGCTTTTCCTCCGTCCTAAGTTTTGCATGTAAACCGCGATCAGGATGATGATCCCCTTGAATCCATCGCCAACAAGCTTATCAATGCTCATCAGCGTCATCAGGACCCCCACCGAAACGATGAAAAGCGCCCCGCCAAAGGTTCCCAGCACGCTTCCATAGCCACCGATCAGCGAGCACCCGCCCACCACGGCGCCGGCGATCGCATCGAGCTCATAGCCGATGCCGGCGCTGAACTGGCCCATCTGGATCTTCGACGAGAACAGCACGGCCGACAAAGCCACGCACATCCCGTTGATGGCGTATGCGCCAATTCGCGTCTGGTTCACCGGCACCCCCGAAAGGCGCGACGCCAGCGCATTGCCGCCAACCGCATAGACCTGCCTGCCGAATCTCGTGCGCGCCAAAACCACCCAGGCAAGACCCGTGCACAGCAGCAGCACAATTGCCGACACGGGCAGGCCGGCCACGTCTCCCTGAAGCGGTTCGAGGAGCTTCTTGTGCTCCGGTTCCCTGATGTATATGAACGTCCTGTTCGAGTACACGAACGCCACACCGCGAAGGGAGACCATCGCCCCGAGCGTGACGACAAACGGCTGAAGCCCGGACCAAGAGACGATGCCGCCCGTGAGCGCCCCTATGGCCGTCCCCAGGAACACAACGTAGGCAACGGTCATCCACAGCGGCGTCCCCGAAGCGCACCAGCTTGCCGTCACGCAGTTCAACAGCGCGAAAAGCGACCCCACGCTCAAATCGATGCCGCCGGTGAGGATGACGAAAGTCATTCCAAGCGCCAAAGTCCCTGGGATCGCCAACTGGTTCAGGACGTTTGCCAGGTTGCCGGGCGCAAAAAACAGCGGTTGCTGCCAGTAGGCAACCCCCAGCAGCAACACCAATCCGACGAGGCTTTGGTATCGTTGAATCCAGAGGAGCCAGGCGCTTTGGCCCGATCGCGGTTGAGCCATTCGGAATCAACCGTTCGAGGCGAGGGCGCGAGGGTCCTTCCCAATGGAGGGTGAAGGTGAAGAAGTTCTTGGCGCTTGCGCTGGTTTTGGGTTCGGTGGTCCTGGGCGCCACCTCGATGGGGCAGACCATCTCTGTGAAAAGCCTCCTACGCGATATGACCGACCTTTCCAGGCTCGCGCAAAGGTCCAAACCCGCTTACAGCGAGGCTCAAGCCAGCAGCTATGACCGCGCCGCCAAGAGCCCAACGGAAAACTGGTTTGCCAATGGCGACAACGGCAAGTACATCCGCACCGAGGTGCGCAACGGCAGGTCCGAGCACGTGATGGCGGACCTAAGAGGACCGGGGGTCGTGACGCGATTCTGGTCCGCCAATCCCAGCGGAGTTGTGCGTTACTACTTCGACGGCGAGGCCGAGCCCCGCTTTTCGGCCGACATGTCGCAGCTCCTGCAAGGCAAACACCCCCTCTTTCCCGATCCCTTTTCCTACAACGCCAGCAACGGCTGCAACCTCTACTTCCCATTCCCCTATGCCAAGAGCCTCAAGATCACGCTCGACGAATCGGCCGGGGACCGCTATCGGGGCGTGTACTACCAGATCGGCTATCGAACCTACGGAGAGGGCGTAAAGGTCGAGACCTGGACGGAAGCCCAGGTGAAAGCGGCGGGCGACGACATGAAGGCGCAAGCTGCGGCGATGCTGGACCCCGCCAAGCGGCCCACTGTCCGGCGGCCCTCCGGCACGCTGAAGGCCACCCAGACACTCCAGCCCTTCCAAACGGCAAGCGTCTCGGCGACTGGCTCTGGGGCCATCCAGGAGCTTCGGATTCGCGCGAAGGTGGTGGGCGCCCCGGCGAACCTCGAGGAGCTGCCCTGGGAGAACCCAAACCACGAGCACAACGCCCTTCGCCGGGCGAGGCTGACCGCCGAATTCGATGGCGTGAAAGGCGTGGACGTGCCTCTTTGCGACTTCTTCGGTTCGACACCCGGGCTAACGCCGTACAAGTCCTTCCCGCTCGAAATGCGCGCTGACGGTTGGATGGTCTGCCGGTTCGTGATGCCCTACGGCAAGTCGGTCCGCATCGGCGTGACGAACGGCAGCCCCGTGCCGCTTGCCGTCGAAATTGAAGCCGACAAGATTTCTTTTCCGGTGAGCGACGGCACCTACCGGTTCCGCGCGCAATGGACCGCCGACAGGCTCTTTTCACGCCCCATGAAGGACATGAGCTACCTCGACACCACGGGCGAGGGGCGGTGGATTGGCTCGATGCTCCACATCGCGAACCCTGTCCCGGCCTGGTGGGGCGAGGGCGACGAGAAGATCTATGTGGACGGCGAGAAGTTCCCCAGCACCTTTGGCACCGGCACCGAGGACTACTA is a window of Armatimonadota bacterium DNA encoding:
- a CDS encoding four helix bundle protein, which gives rise to MRLGLSSDSDSCGFENLEVWKCAMRVASQAYVLASGLPPAERYGMASQIQRAAVSVPSNIAEGWGRGRGAANLQFARVARGSLYELRTLLLIARDVELREVDALAPLLAEVEKCRRLLQAYISGMELNIVREPGAGYSNAGGFN
- a CDS encoding ABC transporter permease; the encoded protein is MAQPRSGQSAWLLWIQRYQSLVGLVLLLGVAYWQQPLFFAPGNLANVLNQLAIPGTLALGMTFVILTGGIDLSVGSLFALLNCVTASWCASGTPLWMTVAYVVFLGTAIGALTGGIVSWSGLQPFVVTLGAMVSLRGVAFVYSNRTFIYIREPEHKKLLEPLQGDVAGLPVSAIVLLLCTGLAWVVLARTRFGRQVYAVGGNALASRLSGVPVNQTRIGAYAINGMCVALSAVLFSSKIQMGQFSAGIGYELDAIAGAVVGGCSLIGGYGSVLGTFGGALFIVSVGVLMTLMSIDKLVGDGFKGIIILIAVYMQNLGRRKSDAV
- a CDS encoding substrate-binding domain-containing protein, with the protein product MRFSKSMGLVACLAGMLIAGCSGGGSTDEGTAAKGGAAAGGAKPLVVFAQANSQDPWRQVFDANIKAEADKHASEFSYEQQDAQDDPNKQIDEIETFLVKNPKVLLVSAADTSVTQVCEKAFDKGISVIVLDRDIESEKFTCYVGGDNTEIGRQVGEYMGKTMGGKGTILMVQGKAGAKPTEHRRDGFLEVMKAKFPGINIIVGDNADYQRQKARAYMETFLQSGKTFDAVYAHNDEMAIGAYLALEAKGIKGKMIVGVDGCQAEVLDYIREGKMAATFKYPTPGEKGIEIAAEILKGNAPKDKKIILPTTLVTKETADKYLADNPNLFRVEAK
- a CDS encoding DUF2961 domain-containing protein is translated as MKKFLALALVLGSVVLGATSMGQTISVKSLLRDMTDLSRLAQRSKPAYSEAQASSYDRAAKSPTENWFANGDNGKYIRTEVRNGRSEHVMADLRGPGVVTRFWSANPSGVVRYYFDGEAEPRFSADMSQLLQGKHPLFPDPFSYNASNGCNLYFPFPYAKSLKITLDESAGDRYRGVYYQIGYRTYGEGVKVETWTEAQVKAAGDDMKAQAAAMLDPAKRPTVRRPSGTLKATQTLQPFQTASVSATGSGAIQELRIRAKVVGAPANLEELPWENPNHEHNALRRARLTAEFDGVKGVDVPLCDFFGSTPGLTPYKSFPLEMRADGWMVCRFVMPYGKSVRIGVTNGSPVPLAVEIEADKISFPVSDGTYRFRAQWTADRLFSRPMKDMSYLDTTGEGRWIGSMLHIANPVPAWWGEGDEKIYVDGEKFPSTFGTGTEDYYGYAWSSPTLFQRPYHAQPRCDGPGTQGHDCVMRWHILDDIPYTKSFKFDMELWHWAEVSVSFDRVAVWYALPGGPAIREVNGRLVAPVEIEKPKPVKGAIEGETLKVLGMSGGEREIQEFGDLSSGKQLWWRDMQPGQTLRLALNVKEAGTYEVAGNFCLATDYGIHTIKIGGQALGGPVDFFSTGLKWEKKALGTVTLPAGEVIVEVECKGHREGAAPRNMFGLDYLLLTKKG
- a CDS encoding sugar ABC transporter ATP-binding protein, with the translated sequence MPTPLLTLSSLRKAFTGVQALDDVSLDVRVGEVHALVGENGAGKSTLIKVLSGAHHPDSGEIRWKGEVVAIGSPLRSQALGIATIYQEFSLVPELSVMENIFLGREPSKMGFVDFRAMRTRAREVLKELDLNLDPDERIVSLSVAQMQMVEIAKAVSQNAQLLIMDEPSATLTEHELAGLYALVKRLRDSGRSVLYVSHRLEEVFELSDRITVLRDGKWVATLDTPATNAQEIIKLMVGREITEQYPARMEGQLGEPALEFVDVCSPKLRHVSFQARRGEILGLAGLVGSGRSAIARAALGAERITSGEIRIQGRNQGALNPRKSIRSGLGLLAEDRKRQGLVLQLTVRENASLASLELLSRMGFVKRGEETAKAKELTKKLDVRMAGLEQDVAHLSGGNQQKVLVARWLWRECSVLVFDEPTRGIDVGAKAEIYRLLRELAQQGVAVLMISSDLPEVLGMSDRILVMRDGAIVTEMDASEADQERVMQAAMGHAQTAVA
- a CDS encoding PilZ domain-containing protein; protein product: MSFNTGSDGRRFERFDILDYAMLSSKNHKEPFRTVIVDIGLGGLQLKSKDQLPVGEVCSIQIAREEADPLCTTGEVRYSRQAEDKGLYSSGFKFLPSNHVERAAIAEYVHSVFMRNEEADIDWHGVREAKEAF